From Stegostoma tigrinum isolate sSteTig4 chromosome 4, sSteTig4.hap1, whole genome shotgun sequence, a single genomic window includes:
- the alkal2b gene encoding ALK and LTK ligand 2b, whose product MNSLRSPLFFGLVLLISTAGYCKERTDVTELRENKTLFNLILEIINQLQKHQEEETNEIDYFPQPVDYTFDSREFPDNEVYHKEERVEIVPRDLRKMKDKFLKHLTGPLYFSPKCSKHFHRLYHNTRDCTIPAYYKRCARLLTRLAVSPMCAKG is encoded by the exons ATGAACAGTCTGAGGTCGCCGCTATTCTTTGGACTGGTACTGCTCATTAGCACAGCTGGATATTGCAAAGAGAGGACAGATGTCACGGAGTTACGGGAGAATAAAACCCTCTTTAATTTAATATTGGAAATCATTAATCAGTTACAAAAGCACCAGGAGGAGGAAACTAATGAAATCGACTACTTCCCGCAACCTGTCGATTATACGTTTGATTCCCGGGAATTTCCTGACAATGAAGTCTATCATAAGGAGGAAAGAGTTG AAATAGTGCCCAGAGATCTGAGGAAGATGAAAGACAAGTTCTTGAAACATTTAACAG GTCCACTTTACTTCAGCCCCAAGTGCAGCAAACACTTCCATCGGCTGTACCACAACACGAGGGACTGTACCATACCAGCAT ATTACAAAAGATGTGCCAGACTTCTCACAAGATTGGCAGTCAGTCCGATGTGCGCTAAAGGCTAA